CCTATGAACTATTCATATCATAGTACATTTATCACAATGTATCCATTAGTTTTCTTCCACTGCTCAATTAGTCAAGATATCttatttagttttttggttTCAGATTTTCTTTGAATATTTCATTCAGGAAAATACAAGGATGTCATTTGGAGTAAATAAATTACCAGCGGTCACTAAATAAATTACCAGCGGTCACTAAATAATTTAATCCTTTGCACTACTGAAACAAGTACTAGGACGCAGAAAATCCACCAGTGGTCACTAAATAGATTAATctcttttttgagaaaataaattaatctttttaataaaaaagtacAACCCAAATCCAATGTGATGACATAGTCGTTAAAACGGCGACGTTTGACGACAGCAAAACGACTGATTATTTGTCCATCATCTATGGAACTTGTTTCCAACCATAAAGCTCATATGAACATGGATAATGTTATACATTTACATAGATGCATACGTACGTGTGTGATGTAACTTTCATCCACAAAATTGGTATTTGTCAGAATCGTCTTGAAAATAGGTTTCCGTGCGTTCTGTTTACGATACGTGTTCTTCTAATCATATTtcctttattttaaaaagattttactTTTACGATTTGTAAAATCAAAACCCATTATctataataacaaaaacaaatcaatttgaTAACACAAGTTTTATTTATCTCTGTTGTTTGTTAACTACAGTATAATAATAAACAACATCAGAATCAAAATAACGCAGAATTTTTAGAAACTCTGGAGATTACAACTAAAGCATATATATGTACACAGATATTTTAGAAATTGAACCCAAAAGCGAAGAAATAAAATTATCGATCAAAAGTAAGAAATCTCTTTAAGGGTTATAGATAGAGTTACCGCATTTGCATTTCCAGCTCATTGGTTTATAATTAGTACTGTCGTCTCCTCTGGTGTAATCAAGATTGATAATCTCAGAGGAAGGAGAGTGATGGAGCTTTGTTTGAGGATTAGTAGGAACTTGTATTGCTTCACAGTGTCCACACGCACGACATCTCACTCTCTCACATCTTGGTGGACTTGATCCTATTAAACCTCTCATCAGCATATTCTGGTCTTGATCACCTCCCTGGCCAAAATTAGTGACATTTTCAAAACCaatttaattagaaaaaaaaaacagaggaggtTGGAAAACTGTACAGTAGTGGTTTCATACGAGCTTGGTTCGGGTCTGCCTGAAAATGTCAtaagaagtaaaagaagaataagattttggaaattttggTCTGAAAATATGGAAATGTGACGTTGACCCATTTACCATTAGCCATTAGACTGAAATAGGTCGAAATAAGAATCAGCAAAATCAGTAGACAACTTGACATTTTCCTGCACGA
The Brassica napus cultivar Da-Ae chromosome A1, Da-Ae, whole genome shotgun sequence DNA segment above includes these coding regions:
- the LOC106373417 gene encoding EPIDERMAL PATTERNING FACTOR-like protein 2; amino-acid sequence: MASCRKMSSCLLILLILISTYFSLMANGRPEPSSYETTTGGDQDQNMLMRGLIGSSPPRCERVRCRACGHCEAIQVPTNPQTKLHHSPSSEIINLDYTRGDDSTNYKPMSWKCKCGNSIYNP